The proteins below are encoded in one region of Thermodesulfobacteriota bacterium:
- a CDS encoding formate--tetrahydrofolate ligase, which translates to MAYDAVKMADWQISEAAEKNMPMPDEWREKLGLERDEMLPMGRLAKLDFLKIIKRLKDRPDGKYIEVTAITPTPLGEGKSTTSMGLIEGLGKRGVNVGGCIRQPSGGPTMNVKGTAAGGGNALLIPMTEFSLGLTGDINDIMNAHNLAMVALTARMQHERNYNDEQLQRLTGMRRLSIDPTRVEMGWIMDLCAQSLRNIVIGLGGRMDGFTMQSRFGIAVGSECMAILAVIRDLADLRKRLDEITVAFDKNGNPVTTGDLEVGGAMTAFMRNTINPTLMCTAEYQPCMVHAGPFANIAVGQSSIIADRVGLKLFDYHVTESGFAADIGFEKFWNVKCRFSGLKPHVSVLTATIRALKMHGGGPKVVAGKALPDEYTKENLTLVEKGCENMVHHINTIRKSGINPVVCINRFYTDTDAEVAIVKKAAEAAGARCAESRHWEMGGEGALELADTVMDACKEENQFKFLYPLEMKLRDRVALIAKEVYGADGVSWSPEAEAKAKMLEGDPKYADYATMMVKTHLSLTHDPTIKGVPKGWTLPVRDVLIYSGAKFLCPCAGTISLMPGTSSNPAFRRVDVDVDTGKVKGLF; encoded by the coding sequence ATGGCATACGATGCGGTGAAGATGGCAGACTGGCAGATTTCCGAAGCAGCAGAGAAAAACATGCCAATGCCCGATGAGTGGAGAGAAAAACTGGGGCTTGAAAGAGATGAGATGCTTCCTATGGGCAGACTGGCAAAATTAGATTTTCTGAAAATCATTAAACGTTTGAAAGATAGACCAGATGGGAAATACATCGAGGTTACCGCTATTACACCCACTCCCTTGGGTGAGGGCAAAAGCACCACCTCAATGGGACTGATCGAAGGACTTGGGAAACGTGGTGTAAACGTAGGCGGCTGTATCAGGCAACCATCAGGCGGTCCAACCATGAACGTTAAGGGAACCGCAGCCGGTGGAGGTAATGCCCTCCTCATCCCTATGACCGAGTTCTCACTGGGACTGACAGGGGATATTAACGATATCATGAACGCCCACAACCTTGCCATGGTGGCATTGACCGCTCGAATGCAGCACGAGCGGAATTACAATGACGAACAACTCCAGAGGCTTACCGGAATGCGGCGTCTCAGTATCGATCCCACCCGGGTGGAGATGGGATGGATTATGGACCTTTGTGCCCAGTCATTAAGGAATATAGTTATCGGTCTTGGTGGTCGCATGGATGGGTTTACCATGCAGTCCAGGTTCGGTATAGCCGTGGGTTCCGAATGCATGGCTATTCTTGCTGTTATCAGAGACCTGGCAGATTTGAGGAAGCGTCTTGATGAGATAACCGTGGCATTTGATAAGAACGGCAATCCAGTTACAACCGGGGACCTGGAGGTGGGAGGAGCGATGACCGCCTTCATGCGCAACACAATCAATCCAACCCTTATGTGTACTGCCGAATATCAGCCCTGTATGGTTCATGCCGGGCCATTTGCCAACATTGCGGTAGGCCAGTCTTCCATCATCGCTGACCGCGTTGGATTGAAACTCTTCGACTACCATGTGACAGAGAGTGGCTTTGCAGCCGATATCGGGTTTGAGAAATTCTGGAACGTGAAATGTCGGTTCAGTGGCTTGAAACCCCATGTTTCCGTCTTGACCGCTACTATCCGTGCCCTCAAGATGCACGGTGGAGGCCCAAAGGTTGTCGCCGGCAAGGCACTTCCCGATGAGTATACAAAAGAGAATCTGACGCTGGTAGAAAAGGGATGTGAGAATATGGTTCACCATATTAACACTATCCGTAAGTCTGGTATTAATCCAGTAGTCTGTATCAACCGTTTCTATACCGACACTGATGCCGAGGTTGCAATTGTAAAAAAGGCAGCCGAGGCAGCCGGGGCACGTTGTGCTGAATCCAGGCATTGGGAAATGGGTGGAGAAGGTGCTCTAGAACTGGCTGATACTGTGATGGATGCATGCAAAGAAGAAAACCAATTCAAATTTCTCTATCCACTGGAGATGAAGCTGCGAGACCGAGTTGCCCTGATTGCCAAGGAGGTTTATGGGGCTGACGGTGTGTCATGGAGTCCGGAGGCTGAGGCAAAGGCCAAAATGCTGGAAGGTGATCCTAAATATGCAGATTATGCTACAATGATGGTAAAGACCCATCTGAGCCTTACGCATGATCCGACTATTAAAGGTGTTCCCAAAGGATGGACTCTGCCTGTTCGTGACGTTTTGATATATTCCGGTGCGAAGTTCCTCTGCCCTTGTGCAGGAACCATTAGCCTTATGCCAGGAACAAGCTCTAACCCTGCTTTCAGAAGGGTAGATGTGGATGTCGATACCGGTAAGGTGAAAGGACTTTTCTAG
- the moaA gene encoding GTP 3',8-cyclase MoaA: MKDLIDTFNRKINYLRVSITDRCNLRCVYCMPIEGVSKVNQEEILTYEEILRIVEVAVKNGITKVRITGGEPLVRKGVIDFVRSLSIVHGVKDLSLTTNGMLLKGFASDLFDAGLHRVNVSMDSLNHMKFQKITRGGNLEKVYEGIEEAQRVGFSPIKINTVIIQGFNDDEVIDFAKLSIDNPYHIRFIELMPIGSNSKWSKDRYISSQEAKEKIESFKKLYPIHKKGERATARMFRFEGAMGEIGFISPMSAHFCSSCNRLRLTANGKLRACLFSNEEVDLKPFLRESCDNSGLERLIDLAISNKPEKHHLEEKNLKKCSRNMSAIGG, from the coding sequence ATGAAAGATTTGATTGATACATTTAACAGGAAAATTAATTATTTACGGGTGTCGATTACCGATCGCTGCAACCTTAGATGTGTTTATTGCATGCCCATTGAGGGGGTGTCTAAAGTCAACCAGGAAGAGATTCTCACTTACGAGGAAATCCTCCGTATTGTTGAAGTAGCCGTTAAAAATGGTATAACAAAAGTCAGGATTACAGGGGGAGAACCCCTGGTAAGAAAAGGAGTTATAGACTTTGTGCGTTCCCTATCAATAGTCCATGGAGTTAAGGATCTTAGTTTAACTACCAATGGGATGTTACTAAAGGGTTTTGCCAGTGATCTGTTTGACGCTGGGCTTCATCGGGTAAATGTTAGTATGGATTCTCTTAATCATATGAAATTTCAAAAAATTACCAGGGGAGGAAACCTTGAAAAGGTTTATGAGGGAATAGAGGAAGCGCAGCGAGTGGGATTCTCACCTATAAAGATAAATACTGTTATTATACAGGGTTTCAATGATGACGAGGTGATTGACTTTGCCAAGCTTTCAATCGATAATCCTTACCATATAAGATTTATTGAATTAATGCCTATTGGTTCTAATAGCAAGTGGAGTAAAGATAGATACATATCATCACAGGAAGCAAAAGAGAAGATAGAAAGTTTTAAAAAGCTCTATCCCATCCATAAAAAAGGGGAAAGGGCGACTGCTCGAATGTTTAGATTTGAAGGAGCAATGGGAGAGATTGGTTTTATTAGTCCCATGAGTGCCCATTTTTGCTCTTCCTGTAACAGATTGAGGTTAACAGCCAATGGGAAGCTTAGGGCATGTCTTTTCTCCAACGAAGAAGTAGATTTGAAGCCCTTTCTTAGGGAGAGTTGTGATAACTCTGGATTAGAAAGGCTTATCGATCTAGCCATTTCTAATAAGCCTGAGAAACATCACTTGGAAGAAAAAAACCTCAAGAAATGCTCCCGTAACATGTCGGCTATTGGGGGATAG
- a CDS encoding enoyl-CoA hydratase/isomerase family protein, whose amino-acid sequence MNIQLDTVVYEAKDMVARITINRPEARNSLNMQLMKDLCTALEEAEKDPGVGVVVITGGGDKFFCPGLDLNWAKGLFNNTHEVWVMNNQYARIIYNLRYIGKPVIARVNGITAGGGCEITIASDLVIAADHAKFQQGEGGVGAVASYATQSLTPIMGDRRTRWFLFTDEVIDAKTALEYGLVNKVVPYEDLDKEVDKLCQTLLSKAPWSLRFTKDQINVWFDMVYHTLRQGNDFWTLQSTTPEPLEGINAFLEKRVPEHTKLREKTARGKSHTFLWGPPTKTCPKCNTRWLPEEFTFCGKCGAELK is encoded by the coding sequence ATGAATATTCAATTAGACACTGTTGTTTACGAAGCAAAGGACATGGTAGCAAGGATCACTATAAATAGGCCAGAGGCAAGAAATAGCTTAAACATGCAGCTTATGAAGGACTTATGTACCGCATTAGAGGAGGCAGAGAAAGACCCAGGAGTAGGGGTAGTAGTGATTACGGGTGGTGGTGATAAATTTTTCTGTCCCGGTCTTGATCTGAATTGGGCAAAGGGACTATTCAACAACACCCATGAGGTCTGGGTAATGAACAATCAATACGCCCGAATAATTTATAACTTAAGGTATATCGGAAAGCCGGTTATTGCCAGGGTAAACGGGATAACCGCAGGTGGGGGTTGTGAAATTACCATTGCCAGTGACCTTGTTATTGCTGCCGATCATGCCAAGTTTCAACAGGGGGAAGGAGGTGTTGGGGCAGTAGCCAGCTATGCGACCCAATCCCTTACTCCTATTATGGGAGATAGAAGAACCCGATGGTTTCTATTTACAGATGAGGTTATAGATGCCAAAACAGCTCTGGAATACGGGCTAGTGAACAAAGTAGTTCCATATGAAGATCTGGATAAAGAAGTAGATAAGCTGTGTCAAACTCTATTAAGTAAAGCCCCGTGGTCTTTAAGGTTTACCAAAGACCAGATTAATGTCTGGTTTGATATGGTCTATCATACTTTACGGCAGGGAAATGATTTCTGGACACTACAGTCAACAACCCCAGAGCCCCTTGAGGGCATTAATGCCTTTTTGGAAAAGAGGGTTCCTGAACATACAAAGCTACGGGAAAAAACCGCCAGGGGTAAATCTCACACCTTTCTTTGGGGGCCCCCAACAAAAACTTGCCCTAAATGCAATACCAGATGGTTGCCTGAGGAATTCACCTTTTGTGGCAAATGTGGAGCAGAGTTAAAATAG
- a CDS encoding aspartate kinase yields the protein MALIIQKYGGTSVGNVEKIKNVARRVRSTHQDGNDVIAVVSAMGEETDRLLDMAKDIADQPDEGEQDALISTGEQVSSSLLAMALKSLGVNARSLLAYQIKIQTDSAFGKARILKIDSERLLRELKDGNVLVIAGFQGVDEKDNITTLGRGGSDTSAVAIAAALKADICEIYTDVEGIFTADPNICPDARKLNKISYDEMLEMASLGAKVLQTRSVQFAKKYQVTIHVRSTFKNGTGTIVTKEDQDMESVIVSGVTYDKDEAKITVTKVPDMPGIASKLFTPISEANIVVDMIIQNVSTDGLTDLTFTVPQADFKKAMELVMVTAREINAQDVLTDTNISKVSIVGMGMRSHSGVASKMFTVLAREGINIMMISTSEIKISCVIESKYTELAVRVLHEAFGLGENKEF from the coding sequence ATGGCATTGATTATCCAGAAATACGGGGGTACCTCGGTAGGTAATGTGGAAAAAATCAAGAATGTAGCCCGTCGAGTAAGAAGTACCCACCAGGATGGAAATGATGTTATTGCGGTTGTATCCGCTATGGGGGAAGAGACGGACAGGCTTCTGGACATGGCGAAGGATATCGCAGACCAGCCCGACGAAGGGGAACAGGATGCATTGATATCAACAGGAGAACAGGTAAGCAGTTCCCTGCTTGCCATGGCATTGAAGTCTTTAGGGGTAAATGCCAGGTCATTATTGGCTTATCAGATTAAGATACAAACAGACAGTGCCTTTGGCAAGGCACGGATTTTAAAGATAGATTCAGAGAGGTTATTAAGAGAGCTTAAGGATGGAAATGTACTGGTAATTGCCGGATTCCAGGGCGTTGATGAAAAAGACAACATAACTACCTTAGGCAGGGGAGGCTCCGATACCAGTGCAGTTGCAATAGCCGCCGCCCTCAAGGCTGATATTTGTGAAATCTATACCGATGTGGAAGGAATATTCACTGCTGACCCGAACATCTGCCCAGATGCCAGAAAGCTTAATAAAATATCCTATGATGAGATGCTGGAGATGGCGAGTCTGGGGGCAAAGGTTCTTCAGACCAGGTCTGTTCAGTTTGCGAAGAAATATCAGGTGACGATCCATGTAAGGTCTACTTTTAAAAACGGTACAGGTACTATTGTAACCAAGGAGGATCAGGATATGGAGAGTGTCATTGTTTCAGGTGTTACCTACGATAAAGATGAAGCTAAAATAACAGTCACAAAGGTACCTGACATGCCAGGCATTGCATCTAAACTATTTACTCCCATTTCAGAAGCCAACATTGTTGTGGATATGATAATTCAGAATGTAAGCACAGATGGTCTTACTGACCTGACCTTTACCGTTCCGCAGGCCGATTTTAAAAAAGCGATGGAATTGGTTATGGTTACGGCAAGAGAAATTAATGCTCAGGATGTATTGACCGACACAAATATTTCAAAGGTTTCTATTGTTGGGATGGGTATGCGAAGTCACTCTGGAGTTGCCTCTAAGATGTTTACTGTCCTTGCCAGGGAAGGGATAAATATTATGATGATAAGTACCTCTGAAATCAAGATATCCTGTGTAATCGAGTCTAAGTATACAGAATTGGCTGTAAGGGTACTGCACGAGGCATTTGGATTAGGAGAGAATAAGGAATTCTAG
- a CDS encoding ComEA family DNA-binding protein — protein MTKINRHTKREQRLVIFFGALFLILSYFIHKTNTLGSDNSLIVYKENGGTYIEVLGEVRAPGIYNFNEGVTVCDAVKRAGGLRHSLSIDTSLQSTILKRGEKVTVQRISERRGKVLIERMEPQKLMVFSIPLDINTASQQELLAVPGIGIKTALNIIEYRDKNNGFSTIEELKNVKGIGNVRYERIKSYLRAG, from the coding sequence GTGACTAAAATCAATAGACATACCAAAAGAGAACAACGGCTGGTCATCTTTTTTGGTGCCTTGTTTTTGATCCTTTCTTATTTTATTCACAAAACTAACACCCTGGGATCAGACAACAGCCTGATAGTCTATAAAGAGAACGGAGGAACCTATATTGAAGTTTTGGGTGAAGTAAGAGCCCCCGGTATTTATAATTTCAATGAAGGGGTTACTGTCTGTGACGCCGTTAAAAGGGCCGGTGGTCTAAGACACAGCTTGAGTATTGACACATCACTCCAATCTACCATATTAAAGAGAGGGGAAAAGGTAACCGTCCAGAGAATATCAGAAAGGAGGGGGAAGGTATTAATTGAAAGAATGGAACCCCAGAAGCTCATGGTCTTTTCCATCCCTCTGGACATAAATACTGCAAGCCAGCAAGAACTTTTAGCAGTACCTGGTATAGGTATAAAGACCGCTCTAAATATTATTGAGTATCGGGATAAAAATAACGGATTTTCTACCATAGAGGAACTCAAAAATGTGAAGGGGATAGGCAATGTCAGGTATGAAAGGATAAAGAGTTATCTGAGGGCAGGGTAA
- a CDS encoding long-chain-fatty-acid--CoA ligase, giving the protein MSVELLVHRGIKLSVQKYPEKVAVICKDKRITYRELDSRANRIANGITAMGLKKGDKVGILLYNCSEFVEIYYGMAKAGIISVPINFRLAAPEIEYIARNSDSKALIMGEDFIDRVDTIRPNLGMIAKKNYVVLGDRIPDYAIRYEDFLKKAPNIEPDVEVRETDPYFIGYTSGTTGFPKGAVMPHRSIYNIVISHLIGRGVSPDDKYLLIMPLFHSNSVWHSNLLLFAGGAVYIYPSGGFNPREILEIIHGEKITCTNMVPTMSNLMLSLPDKDKYDVSSMRWLVSSSAPLLTKTKEDLFSFFKHSKLYEGYGSTETGAVTSLSPEDQLRKVRSIGKPYFGQEVRLLDEDGNDVPIGEVGELYSRGPTLMKEYYRDPEKTRNAFRDEWLSAGDMARMDEEGYLYLVDRKQDMIISGGENIYPTEVEEVLSKHPKVHEIAVIGVPDDKWGEAVKALVVLKPGEEATGEEIIKFCEGKLAGYKKPKSVDFIPASEMPKTPTGKILRRPLKEIYWKGKDAKI; this is encoded by the coding sequence ATGAGTGTGGAACTTTTAGTACATAGAGGAATTAAACTGAGTGTTCAAAAGTACCCTGAAAAGGTAGCAGTCATTTGCAAAGACAAAAGGATAACATACAGAGAACTTGACTCCAGAGCAAACAGAATAGCCAATGGTATAACCGCTATGGGTCTGAAGAAAGGGGATAAGGTTGGAATACTGCTCTACAACTGCAGTGAGTTTGTGGAAATATACTATGGTATGGCCAAGGCTGGTATAATCTCGGTTCCGATAAACTTCCGTCTTGCAGCACCTGAAATAGAGTACATTGCAAGAAATTCAGATTCAAAGGCATTAATAATGGGGGAGGACTTCATAGACAGGGTCGATACCATACGCCCCAATCTTGGAATGATTGCGAAAAAAAACTATGTTGTTCTGGGAGACCGTATTCCAGATTATGCTATCAGATATGAGGACTTTTTAAAAAAAGCCCCGAATATAGAACCCGATGTTGAGGTCAGAGAAACAGATCCCTATTTCATAGGTTACACCTCTGGAACTACCGGATTCCCCAAGGGAGCAGTTATGCCCCACCGGTCTATTTACAACATAGTCATATCACATCTTATAGGAAGGGGGGTTTCACCCGATGACAAATATCTGCTTATAATGCCACTTTTCCATTCAAACTCCGTATGGCATTCCAATCTCCTTCTGTTCGCAGGAGGTGCGGTTTACATATACCCATCGGGCGGATTCAACCCAAGAGAAATACTAGAGATAATCCATGGAGAAAAGATTACCTGCACCAATATGGTTCCCACCATGTCAAACCTCATGCTCAGCCTTCCGGATAAGGATAAATACGATGTATCATCCATGCGATGGTTAGTATCGTCATCTGCCCCACTTCTTACAAAGACAAAAGAAGACCTGTTCAGTTTCTTTAAACACAGTAAACTTTACGAGGGCTACGGTTCCACAGAGACAGGAGCAGTTACAAGCCTGTCTCCAGAGGATCAATTACGGAAAGTCAGGAGTATTGGCAAGCCGTATTTTGGTCAGGAAGTAAGGCTTCTTGATGAAGATGGTAACGATGTACCCATAGGGGAAGTAGGTGAACTCTATTCCAGGGGACCTACCCTGATGAAAGAATACTATAGGGATCCAGAAAAGACCAGGAATGCCTTCAGGGACGAATGGCTTTCAGCAGGGGACATGGCAAGAATGGATGAGGAAGGGTACCTTTATCTGGTGGACAGAAAGCAGGATATGATAATAAGCGGGGGAGAGAATATCTATCCTACGGAGGTAGAGGAGGTACTGTCGAAGCATCCGAAAGTCCATGAGATTGCTGTAATAGGGGTCCCAGATGACAAATGGGGGGAGGCAGTGAAGGCTCTGGTTGTTTTGAAACCGGGTGAAGAGGCAACTGGCGAAGAGATAATCAAATTCTGTGAAGGGAAGCTTGCCGGCTATAAGAAACCAAAATCGGTAGATTTCATACCGGCATCAGAAATGCCTAAGACCCCTACTGGAAAAATCTTGAGGAGACCACTGAAGGAAATTTACTGGAAAGGTAAAGATGCAAAGATATAA
- the cimA gene encoding citramalate synthase, with protein MRLVKLYDTTLRDGTQAEDISFSVEDKIRIVEKLDELGIHYIESGWPGSNPKDMQFFKKIQHIPLRNSKIVAFGSTARAGTSPENDRNIKALLYSHTSAVTIVGKSWDLHVRDALRIPLEENLKTIHNTLKFLKSNIPEVLYDAEHFFDGYKANPEYALKTLQSATDAGIDCIVLCDTNGGTIPFEIEKIIKEVRKNIKIPLGIHTHNDSEMAVANSIIAVQSGVEQVHGTINGYGERCGNANLCSVIPNLKLKLNMDCISDEQMRKIREVSRFVNELANLRHNKHQAFVGDSAFAHKGGIHVSAVKRNPETYEHIRPELVGNKQRILISDLSGKSNIVAKAAEFNIDLRDNNPITLEILQNMKELESQGYQFEGAEASFEVLIKKALGTKKKYFDLIGFRVIDEKGKEDSPPQSEATIMVKVGGKIEHTAAVGNGPVNALDNALRKALEKFYPELKDMELIDYKVRVLSTGEGTAARVRVLIESGDKEDKWGTVGVSHNIIEASWQALVDSIDYKLLKKNKSGD; from the coding sequence ATGAGACTGGTTAAGTTATATGATACTACCCTTAGGGATGGAACCCAGGCGGAAGACATATCCTTTTCTGTCGAAGATAAGATCAGGATTGTTGAAAAACTGGACGAACTTGGTATTCACTATATTGAGAGTGGATGGCCAGGCTCAAACCCTAAGGACATGCAGTTTTTCAAAAAGATCCAGCATATACCTCTCCGCAATTCTAAAATCGTTGCCTTTGGCAGTACTGCCAGAGCAGGAACCTCTCCCGAAAATGACAGGAATATAAAAGCGTTACTCTATTCCCATACGTCTGCCGTCACTATAGTTGGCAAATCATGGGACCTCCATGTGAGGGACGCCTTGCGTATACCCCTGGAGGAAAATCTGAAAACTATCCACAACACGTTGAAATTTTTGAAATCGAATATCCCGGAGGTTCTTTATGATGCCGAGCATTTCTTCGACGGCTATAAGGCCAATCCAGAGTATGCCTTAAAGACCCTCCAGTCAGCAACCGATGCAGGAATTGATTGCATTGTTTTATGCGATACCAATGGGGGAACCATACCCTTTGAAATAGAGAAAATTATAAAAGAAGTTCGAAAGAACATTAAGATACCATTAGGGATTCATACCCATAACGACTCAGAGATGGCGGTAGCCAATTCTATAATTGCAGTCCAGTCTGGGGTTGAACAGGTACATGGTACTATTAACGGATATGGCGAACGATGCGGAAATGCCAACCTCTGCTCGGTGATTCCCAATCTGAAATTGAAGTTGAACATGGACTGTATATCCGATGAACAGATGAGAAAGATTAGAGAAGTATCGAGATTTGTCAATGAACTGGCCAACCTTCGGCACAATAAACACCAGGCATTCGTGGGAGATTCTGCCTTTGCCCATAAGGGCGGAATACATGTCAGTGCTGTCAAGAGGAATCCTGAGACCTATGAGCATATTAGACCAGAATTGGTGGGGAATAAACAACGGATTCTGATCTCAGATCTTTCTGGCAAAAGCAATATCGTAGCCAAGGCTGCTGAATTTAATATCGACCTTAGAGACAACAACCCGATCACCCTTGAGATATTACAAAATATGAAAGAGCTTGAAAGCCAGGGCTATCAGTTTGAAGGTGCTGAGGCATCTTTCGAAGTCCTCATAAAGAAGGCACTTGGAACCAAGAAAAAGTACTTTGACCTCATAGGCTTTAGGGTAATAGATGAAAAGGGAAAAGAGGATTCTCCTCCCCAGTCTGAAGCCACCATAATGGTCAAAGTAGGTGGCAAGATTGAACATACAGCCGCTGTGGGAAATGGTCCTGTCAATGCCCTTGATAATGCCCTTAGAAAGGCATTAGAGAAATTCTATCCAGAACTTAAGGACATGGAGTTGATAGACTATAAGGTAAGGGTCCTATCCACGGGAGAAGGAACAGCCGCCAGGGTCAGGGTACTGATAGAATCAGGCGATAAAGAGGATAAATGGGGAACGGTAGGTGTCTCTCATAATATTATAGAAGCCAGCTGGCAGGCATTGGTAGACAGTATAGACTACAAGCTGCTGAAAAAAAATAAGAGTGGTGACTAA
- a CDS encoding tetrahydrofolate dehydrogenase/cyclohydrolase catalytic domain-containing protein, producing the protein MAAKIISGTEVAGQIREELKKEVTELKEKHNVIPGLVTILVGENPASVSYVTGKQKTAKELGFYSLQDNQADNITEESLLGLIDKYNKDPKIHGILVQLPLPKHINETKVLYAIDPKKDVDAFHPVNLGKLMIGEADYLPCTPSGVQQLLIRSGVETSGAEVVVVGRSNIVGKPVTNILLQKQKGANATVTICHTGTKDMASHTRRADILIVAAGKPKAITADMVKKGAVVIDVGVNRIGKSESGKAILCGDVDFEAVKEKASAITPVPGGVGPMTITMLMMNTVKSAKVHAGLV; encoded by the coding sequence ATGGCAGCAAAGATCATTAGTGGAACAGAGGTGGCAGGACAGATCAGGGAGGAACTGAAGAAGGAAGTGACTGAACTGAAAGAGAAACACAATGTGATTCCAGGGTTGGTCACCATTCTGGTAGGAGAAAATCCTGCATCAGTAAGTTACGTGACCGGTAAACAGAAGACCGCAAAGGAGTTAGGATTTTATTCGTTACAGGACAATCAGGCTGATAATATCACAGAGGAATCTTTACTGGGGTTGATTGACAAATATAATAAGGATCCCAAAATTCATGGCATACTGGTACAGTTGCCGCTGCCTAAACATATTAATGAAACGAAAGTGCTCTATGCTATAGATCCGAAGAAGGACGTGGATGCCTTCCACCCGGTCAACCTTGGGAAATTGATGATAGGTGAGGCGGATTACCTGCCCTGTACCCCTTCTGGAGTTCAACAGTTGTTAATCAGGAGTGGTGTTGAAACCAGTGGGGCAGAGGTGGTGGTTGTAGGCCGGAGCAACATTGTTGGCAAACCTGTGACCAATATTCTTTTGCAAAAGCAAAAAGGTGCGAATGCAACAGTAACAATATGTCATACAGGAACTAAAGATATGGCATCTCATACCAGGAGGGCCGATATTCTTATAGTTGCAGCAGGAAAACCTAAAGCGATAACAGCAGATATGGTAAAAAAGGGTGCCGTTGTTATCGATGTGGGTGTGAACCGTATTGGAAAATCAGAATCAGGAAAGGCGATCCTTTGTGGAGATGTAGACTTCGAAGCTGTTAAGGAAAAGGCAAGTGCTATTACGCCTGTGCCAGGAGGGGTTGGCCCAATGACGATCACTATGTTGATGATGAATACGGTAAAATCTGCTAAAGTTCATGCAGGGTTAGTTTAA
- a CDS encoding HU family DNA-binding protein, producing the protein MTKAELVSKIAKDAKISKTSAEKALNSFTTNVTTALKKGGKMTLTGFGTFSVVQRKARKGRNPQTGKDIKIPATKVAKFKAGKKLKESVK; encoded by the coding sequence GTGACAAAGGCAGAATTAGTAAGCAAAATAGCAAAAGATGCAAAGATAAGTAAAACAAGTGCTGAAAAGGCTTTAAATTCATTTACAACCAATGTTACTACTGCCTTAAAAAAAGGCGGAAAGATGACTCTGACTGGTTTTGGTACATTCTCTGTAGTTCAAAGAAAAGCCAGAAAGGGTAGGAACCCTCAAACAGGAAAAGACATAAAGATTCCTGCTACGAAGGTAGCCAAATTTAAAGCAGGGAAGAAATTAAAAGAATCAGTTAAATAG
- a CDS encoding AAA family ATPase, giving the protein MSFVIAVAGKGGIGKTTITGLMIRALKRRGKVPILAVDADSNVNLAETIGFKQGKTVGAVREDFSSEISNIPPGMTKETFLELKLNEGLIEGEGVDVITMGRGEGPGCYCPVNNMLRRFLDILGKNYPFVVIDNEAGMEHLSRRILQRIDALLIVSDPTPKGIRTAGRIRELIKELELSIKDTYFIINRIQGEMEPIIETEMEKQGFNSFYGIPMDRLIYDYDISLKPLMDLPDESIAVIAVNKILDEIIN; this is encoded by the coding sequence TTGAGTTTTGTAATAGCAGTGGCAGGAAAAGGAGGGATAGGCAAAACAACAATAACAGGCTTAATGATTCGTGCCCTTAAAAGAAGGGGTAAAGTTCCCATACTTGCTGTTGATGCAGATTCTAATGTAAATCTGGCGGAGACAATAGGATTCAAGCAGGGGAAGACAGTTGGCGCTGTGAGGGAAGATTTTTCCTCTGAGATCTCCAATATACCACCCGGAATGACAAAAGAGACCTTTCTGGAATTAAAACTCAACGAGGGATTGATAGAAGGAGAAGGGGTGGATGTTATAACCATGGGGAGGGGTGAAGGCCCTGGGTGTTACTGTCCTGTAAATAACATGCTCAGGAGGTTCCTGGATATTCTTGGTAAAAACTATCCTTTTGTGGTAATAGACAATGAAGCTGGGATGGAACATTTGAGCAGGCGCATTTTGCAGAGAATCGATGCATTGCTGATTGTCTCAGATCCTACGCCAAAAGGTATCAGGACAGCAGGGAGAATCAGGGAACTTATCAAAGAACTTGAGTTATCAATAAAAGACACTTACTTTATAATAAACAGAATCCAGGGGGAGATGGAACCTATTATTGAGACTGAGATGGAGAAACAGGGGTTCAATTCTTTTTACGGTATCCCCATGGATAGACTGATCTATGATTATGATATATCTTTAAAACCTTTGATGGATTTGCCTGATGAATCTATTGCAGTAATTGCAGTTAACAAAATTCTGGACGAAATCATTAATTAG